A stretch of the Chloroflexota bacterium genome encodes the following:
- a CDS encoding AMP-binding protein, with translation MESKTPGQLLAVARDPRTTHESGPPGTLGHFLSDEATRYGANPALAIKLGFRTQTISYAELDRLALRVGRMLQERGVREGDRVVLWGPNMPAWVAAFFGCHKTGAVAVPLDVRSSPDFVASVVRQTDARFAFLSRATKRIGGDQLPLHVELEELDSALTEDDRLLDPVEPSPDDLAEVMFTSGTTGDPKGVMLTHRNVLANVEGVGQVIDIRPDFRLLSLLPLSHMLEQTVGLLAPLSGGCRITYPVSRQPAMLFRAIAENQVTMLVLVPQALQLFLNAIEREVKRQGREAAFERLFVRARHLPMHLRRKLFRRVHRRFGGNLEIVISGGAHLDPDLARRWELMGVTVLQGYGATEASPIISCDRPAERRAGAVGRPFPAVDLRINDDGEILAKGPNIFRGYWNNPAATQAVLRDGWYFTGDLGRIDADGFLYLSGRKKDLIVLANGQNVYPEDIEQCLIREPAVTDAVVIGLEGPGGGVQVHAALLLTDPSLAAAAVRAANAQLAAHQQIQGFTVWPDVDFPRTHTLKVKKTEVATRLRELQSAHEGSPASALLTHGSQDPMSTDPLRRLIGEVSGVATSRIQPGNVLGADLGLDSLMRVELLSAIEEELGVFVDEAVVTPETSVADLARYVAEAEPRAEAQGIVTWPLTPAAGIARELFLQGLVFPLYHVFWRVRVEGRERIQHLPGPVMVAANHHFAAGTFGMDPAAAWMALPRHLRRRTCTAGEEHAVFDPKIGGAIARLCNAFPLSKQGNVRGSLEYIGRLLDLGWSVLIFPEGNLFDGGPMRPFMGGTGLMAVECRVPVVPMWIEVKRRSVLQTGHDAWRGAFTVRIGEPLMFAPGTPYGEATAEIEAAVRALSMDGY, from the coding sequence ATGGAGAGCAAGACGCCGGGCCAGCTGTTAGCCGTGGCAAGGGATCCCAGGACCACGCATGAATCCGGACCTCCTGGGACCCTGGGACACTTCCTCTCCGACGAAGCCACTCGATATGGGGCCAACCCCGCTCTGGCCATCAAGCTCGGGTTCCGAACCCAGACCATCAGCTATGCGGAGCTCGACCGGCTCGCCCTTCGTGTGGGGCGAATGCTGCAGGAGCGGGGCGTGCGCGAGGGCGACCGGGTCGTTCTCTGGGGGCCGAACATGCCCGCCTGGGTCGCGGCCTTCTTTGGCTGTCACAAGACGGGTGCCGTGGCAGTGCCGTTGGATGTCCGAAGCAGTCCCGACTTCGTGGCATCCGTCGTTCGGCAGACCGACGCTCGCTTCGCGTTCCTCTCCCGTGCAACCAAACGGATCGGCGGGGATCAACTCCCGCTGCATGTCGAGCTCGAGGAGCTGGACAGCGCGCTGACCGAAGATGATCGACTCCTGGACCCCGTGGAGCCTTCACCGGATGACCTGGCAGAGGTCATGTTCACCTCCGGCACGACGGGCGATCCCAAGGGCGTCATGCTGACCCATCGCAACGTGCTCGCCAACGTCGAGGGGGTGGGCCAGGTGATCGACATCCGCCCCGATTTCCGCCTCCTCTCGCTTCTCCCCTTGAGCCACATGCTGGAACAGACGGTCGGCCTTCTGGCACCCCTCTCCGGCGGGTGTCGCATCACCTACCCTGTGAGTCGCCAACCGGCCATGCTCTTCCGTGCGATTGCCGAGAACCAGGTCACCATGCTGGTGCTTGTCCCCCAGGCACTCCAGCTCTTTCTCAACGCAATCGAGCGGGAAGTCAAACGCCAGGGGCGAGAAGCGGCCTTCGAGCGTCTCTTCGTCCGCGCCCGGCACCTCCCCATGCACCTGCGACGGAAGCTGTTCCGCAGGGTGCACAGGCGGTTTGGAGGAAACCTAGAGATCGTCATCAGCGGCGGGGCCCATCTGGATCCGGACCTGGCCCGGCGGTGGGAGCTGATGGGCGTCACGGTGCTCCAGGGCTATGGAGCCACGGAAGCCTCGCCCATCATCTCCTGCGACCGGCCCGCTGAGCGCCGGGCCGGCGCTGTGGGGCGGCCGTTCCCGGCCGTGGACCTCCGGATCAACGACGATGGCGAGATTCTCGCCAAAGGACCGAACATCTTCCGCGGCTACTGGAACAATCCGGCAGCGACCCAGGCGGTCCTGCGCGATGGCTGGTATTTCACCGGCGATCTGGGGCGCATCGACGCCGACGGCTTTCTCTACCTGAGCGGACGCAAGAAGGACCTGATTGTCCTCGCCAACGGCCAGAACGTGTACCCGGAAGACATCGAGCAGTGCCTCATTCGAGAGCCGGCGGTCACGGACGCCGTCGTGATCGGCCTCGAAGGCCCGGGCGGCGGGGTACAGGTGCACGCGGCGCTCCTGTTGACTGACCCGAGCCTGGCAGCTGCAGCGGTGCGCGCGGCCAACGCGCAGCTTGCCGCCCACCAGCAGATCCAGGGCTTCACGGTGTGGCCGGATGTGGATTTCCCCCGGACCCACACGCTGAAAGTCAAGAAAACAGAGGTCGCCACGCGGCTCCGCGAGCTGCAATCGGCGCACGAGGGCAGCCCAGCGTCAGCGCTGCTAACACACGGGTCCCAGGATCCCATGTCGACTGATCCACTGAGGCGCCTGATTGGCGAGGTGAGTGGCGTCGCCACGTCGCGGATTCAGCCGGGAAATGTCCTCGGTGCGGATCTGGGTCTGGATTCCCTGATGCGAGTCGAGCTCCTCTCCGCCATCGAGGAGGAGCTCGGCGTCTTCGTGGATGAGGCGGTCGTGACCCCGGAGACGTCGGTGGCCGACCTGGCGCGATATGTGGCCGAGGCCGAGCCTCGGGCAGAGGCGCAGGGGATTGTGACCTGGCCGCTCACGCCAGCCGCCGGTATCGCTCGGGAGCTGTTCCTGCAAGGCTTGGTCTTCCCCCTCTACCATGTGTTCTGGCGCGTCCGGGTGGAGGGGCGGGAGCGGATCCAGCACCTGCCTGGGCCAGTCATGGTTGCGGCCAATCATCATTTCGCGGCCGGCACCTTTGGGATGGACCCGGCCGCGGCCTGGATGGCGCTCCCGCGTCATCTTCGACGGCGCACCTGCACGGCGGGCGAAGAGCACGCGGTGTTCGATCCGAAAATCGGTGGCGCCATTGCGCGCCTGTGCAACGCCTTCCCGCTCTCGAAGCAGGGCAATGTGCGAGGCAGCCTCGAGTACATTGGGCGGCTCCTGGATCTGGGCTGGTCGGTGCTGATCTTCCCGGAGGGGAACCTCTTCGATGGCGGTCCAATGCGGCCCTTCATGGGCGGCACCGGGCTCATGGCGGTCGAATGCCGAGTGCCGGTGGTACCCATGTGGATCGAGGTCAAGCGACGTAGCGTGCTCCAGACGGGCCACGACGCATGGCGCGGTGCCTTCACGGTGCGCATCGGTGAGCCGCTAATGTTCGCCCCGGGCACACCGTATGGGGAGGCCACCGCCGAAATCGAAGCGGCTGTGCGCGCCCTATCGATGGACGGGTATTGA
- a CDS encoding cupredoxin family copper-binding protein, producing the protein MSYRAGIPITRAVRIALGLAAMMAFALIGVAKAESTEVDVPTSPDARITVNDSTATQSEPAVVAVVQPQVQPAIQATPTPATSSSLAATPGPSSAAAAAPAATPTATATVTIADFSFTPSNLNITVGDTVVWTNNGPSTHSATSVMGLWDTGGLDKGQSSYYTFNQPGRYAYYCTFHPRMRGTITVSPPGAQGMGTYGQAFDYGYSMGYGPAYGYGGYGMGYGGYGGYGGYGMSYYYSPLNGYYYAAPYAGYPYNYGYGLYNSYYPYSYYPYSYYSYSYYPYSLYGYGYSSYPGYYGYGVFPYSYYGYALSGYGAYLYPYSGYGYYVYPYQSYAAYLNPYSYGGYYGGYYGYPYYFGYGYPFVY; encoded by the coding sequence GTGTCCTATCGCGCAGGCATACCTATCACGCGAGCGGTGCGAATCGCCCTTGGGCTGGCCGCCATGATGGCGTTCGCACTCATCGGCGTGGCAAAGGCGGAGAGCACCGAGGTCGACGTCCCCACCAGCCCAGATGCACGAATCACGGTGAATGATTCCACCGCAACGCAGTCCGAGCCAGCCGTCGTCGCGGTGGTGCAGCCACAGGTCCAACCCGCAATCCAGGCGACGCCTACGCCGGCGACGAGCTCTAGCCTCGCGGCGACACCGGGACCCAGTAGCGCCGCGGCGGCCGCGCCCGCCGCAACCCCCACCGCCACCGCGACCGTCACGATCGCCGACTTCTCATTCACACCCTCCAACCTGAACATCACCGTGGGCGACACGGTCGTGTGGACAAACAACGGGCCCTCGACCCACTCGGCAACGAGCGTCATGGGCCTCTGGGACACCGGTGGGCTGGATAAGGGCCAGTCGTCCTACTACACCTTCAACCAGCCCGGCCGCTACGCCTACTACTGCACGTTCCACCCGCGAATGCGGGGCACCATCACCGTCTCGCCACCGGGCGCGCAGGGGATGGGCACCTATGGTCAAGCCTTTGATTACGGCTACAGCATGGGCTACGGTCCGGCCTACGGCTACGGCGGCTACGGCATGGGCTACGGCGGCTACGGCGGCTACGGCGGCTACGGCATGTCGTACTACTACAGCCCGCTGAACGGCTACTACTACGCGGCCCCGTACGCCGGCTACCCGTACAACTACGGCTATGGGCTCTACAACTCGTACTACCCGTATTCGTACTACCCGTATTCGTACTACTCATACTCCTACTACCCGTACTCCCTCTACGGCTACGGCTATAGCAGCTATCCCGGCTACTACGGCTACGGCGTCTTTCCGTACTCGTACTACGGATACGCTCTCTCTGGCTACGGCGCCTATCTGTATCCGTACTCCGGATACGGCTACTACGTGTACCCGTACCAGTCGTATGCCGCGTACCTCAACCCCTACTCCTACGGTGGCTACTACGGCGGGTACTACGGCTACCCCTACTACTTCGGCTACGGGTACCCGTTCGTCTACTAG
- a CDS encoding MBL fold metallo-hydrolase, with translation MEIASGIHQLRAIACQVFALLEDDGVTLIDTGAPGSGWLILRQLRQSGRSPSDIKRIVLTHYHIDHRGTAAELRRASGADVLIHTSEATYLRGEMAYPNPIQTQPLAMLTTPLFSLMRGRPVPAIELHDGEVLPVMGGLRVIHATGHTRGSITLSLPGQGLLFAGDVMGFHRQELQEPDARVTENPTHARASLERLAALDIETICFSHFPPLREHARTRLELLVATWSPEFGERTWR, from the coding sequence ATGGAAATCGCGTCCGGCATTCACCAGCTCCGCGCGATCGCCTGCCAGGTGTTCGCCCTCCTAGAGGACGATGGCGTCACACTGATCGATACGGGCGCGCCAGGGAGCGGGTGGCTCATTCTTCGCCAGCTCCGCCAATCGGGCAGGTCGCCCTCCGACATCAAGCGCATCGTCTTGACGCACTACCACATCGATCACCGCGGGACGGCTGCAGAGTTGCGTCGAGCATCCGGGGCCGACGTGTTGATCCATACGAGTGAGGCGACCTACCTGCGCGGCGAAATGGCGTATCCCAATCCGATCCAGACCCAGCCCCTCGCCATGCTCACGACCCCACTCTTTTCCCTCATGCGAGGCAGACCGGTTCCAGCCATCGAATTGCACGACGGCGAGGTCCTTCCGGTGATGGGCGGGCTCCGGGTGATTCACGCTACCGGGCACACGCGGGGCAGCATCACGCTCTCCCTCCCCGGGCAGGGGCTGTTGTTCGCAGGCGACGTCATGGGCTTTCATCGACAAGAATTGCAGGAGCCGGATGCACGGGTTACGGAGAATCCCACCCACGCCCGGGCATCGCTGGAGCGGCTTGCCGCCCTGGACATCGAAACCATCTGCTTCAGCCATTTCCCTCCGCTCCGGGAGCATGCCCGGACCCGCCTTGAGCTGCTGGTCGCCACGTGGTCGCCAGAGTTTGGTGAGCGCACCTGGCGTTGA
- a CDS encoding YihY/virulence factor BrkB family protein — MPPPVALRRRLVRGLRPALALAADLPPVDFAIQVARASCADDIPGLAAEMAYQFLFALFPFFIFMAALVGVIGAMVGRDNLFALVMQNVELLAPPAVQQVVREWLYSGVYIHSPKLLTLGAVFSLFGSSVGVATLVKGLNRAHRVEADRPFWLGQILSIAITAVVATVMLLGLSVYTAGEWVGQRMPGRLSLDERFLTTWSILHGPGLAGGLFVVLLALYVILPNVRLPLWRCVPGAAFAMAAWIVVTNGFTFYLVHFTQFDLTYGTVGVAIVLLVWMYAVSTILLVGGEINAVVAGHRNRTASPSSIPVHR; from the coding sequence ATGCCTCCGCCAGTGGCGCTCCGACGTCGGCTCGTGCGGGGGCTTCGGCCTGCTCTTGCGCTCGCCGCTGACCTGCCACCCGTGGACTTTGCAATCCAGGTAGCGCGCGCCAGCTGCGCCGACGACATTCCCGGGCTCGCGGCCGAGATGGCGTACCAATTCCTCTTCGCGTTGTTCCCGTTCTTCATCTTTATGGCTGCTCTGGTCGGGGTGATCGGCGCCATGGTCGGACGAGACAACTTGTTCGCCCTCGTTATGCAGAACGTCGAGCTTCTTGCGCCCCCAGCCGTGCAGCAGGTCGTCCGGGAATGGCTCTATAGCGGGGTCTACATCCACTCCCCGAAGCTCTTGACCCTTGGTGCCGTCTTTTCCCTCTTCGGCTCCAGCGTCGGCGTCGCGACGCTGGTCAAGGGGTTGAATCGCGCGCACCGGGTGGAAGCCGACCGCCCGTTCTGGCTCGGACAGATCCTGTCGATCGCGATCACCGCCGTGGTCGCCACCGTGATGCTCCTTGGGCTGAGCGTCTACACGGCCGGCGAGTGGGTTGGACAGCGCATGCCAGGCCGCCTATCGCTTGACGAACGTTTTCTCACCACCTGGTCGATTCTCCACGGACCGGGGCTCGCCGGAGGCCTGTTCGTAGTGCTCCTGGCGCTGTACGTCATCTTGCCGAACGTGCGCCTGCCACTCTGGCGGTGCGTGCCGGGCGCCGCATTTGCTATGGCTGCGTGGATAGTGGTCACCAATGGTTTCACCTTCTACCTGGTGCACTTCACCCAGTTCGATCTGACGTACGGGACCGTGGGCGTCGCTATCGTGCTGCTCGTCTGGATGTACGCGGTGAGCACCATCCTTCTGGTGGGCGGCGAGATCAACGCCGTGGTCGCTGGGCATCGGAACCGCACGGCGTCACCTTCATCAATACCCGTCCATCGATAG
- a CDS encoding response regulator, with translation MSESCVLVVDDDPDLVQLVSGMLEILGYPVMTARNGAEALDAVERERPSLVILDSRMPVLDGSGFAQALKDRGMRIPLLVITGASNAQRWAQEIGADGYLAKPFDMTDLLAAVQRLVVDGPGEAPSAAR, from the coding sequence GTGAGCGAGAGTTGCGTTTTGGTCGTGGACGACGACCCCGACCTGGTTCAGCTCGTGTCCGGGATGCTGGAGATCCTGGGGTATCCGGTCATGACCGCGCGCAATGGAGCGGAGGCGCTCGACGCTGTCGAGCGGGAGCGCCCGTCGCTCGTGATTCTGGACTCCCGCATGCCCGTCCTTGATGGGTCCGGCTTCGCCCAGGCCCTCAAAGATCGCGGCATGCGGATCCCGCTCCTCGTCATCACCGGCGCGTCGAACGCGCAGCGCTGGGCCCAGGAGATCGGGGCGGATGGTTATCTGGCGAAGCCGTTTGACATGACCGATCTTCTCGCCGCGGTGCAGCGGCTCGTCGTCGACGGACCGGGGGAGGCTCCTTCAGCTGCACGTTGA
- a CDS encoding peptide ABC transporter substrate-binding protein, translating to MSGGAGTIAGNLKLAVHQSLANYDDRGGLHPMLAESLPSRDDGSWVVRSDGTMTTTYRLRPGVTWHDGTPLTSADFVFGWQVTKDPDVPMRNRNIARRITGIDVPDDRTLVIEWDTTYPFANALVDDQIGPMPRHLLEQQYTENKEHFADLPYWTRQFVGVGPYRLQDWEAGSHLTLRAYDQFYAGRPKIDALVFQFIPDPQTTVANLLAGSIDGAIPRALDFSDVSSVKSQWEQAGRKPLAIIQPTHWRVFEPQLRRQLANPPEILDVRVRRALLSAIDRQALVDTLLDGTLPVSDTFFFPEDAKWDWVKDVVVKYEFDLRKAVDSLSAVGWVRGPSGSIVDASGKQVSIPVETSAGAQSEQELSIIAANWRDLGFAVDQHVRTAAEARDNRLNSIFPGFSASAGPLTFEHLSTRLHSASCPGDANRWTGPNHGCYQNPEFDRLLDGLQSAIEPNDQRALYRSLVRIQTEDLPVFPLYFNPQAMIFREGVVGIRGDTQPRTAMTWNAGEWDVR from the coding sequence ATGTCTGGGGGCGCGGGTACGATCGCCGGTAATCTGAAGCTCGCCGTCCATCAATCGCTCGCGAACTACGACGACCGCGGCGGCCTCCACCCCATGCTCGCTGAGTCCCTTCCGTCCCGGGACGATGGGAGCTGGGTCGTCCGGAGTGATGGGACCATGACCACGACGTACCGTCTCCGGCCGGGTGTGACTTGGCATGACGGAACTCCTCTCACGAGTGCCGATTTCGTCTTCGGTTGGCAAGTTACGAAGGATCCTGACGTCCCCATGCGGAACCGGAACATCGCTCGGCGGATCACCGGCATAGACGTCCCTGACGACCGCACGCTGGTCATCGAGTGGGATACCACGTACCCGTTCGCAAACGCCCTCGTCGACGATCAGATTGGCCCGATGCCGCGGCACCTCCTGGAGCAGCAATACACGGAGAACAAAGAGCATTTCGCGGATCTCCCGTACTGGACCAGGCAGTTTGTCGGCGTCGGGCCCTATCGGCTTCAAGACTGGGAGGCTGGGAGCCATCTCACCCTACGAGCCTACGACCAGTTCTATGCCGGCCGACCCAAAATTGACGCTCTCGTTTTCCAGTTCATCCCGGATCCACAAACGACCGTCGCAAATTTGCTTGCTGGGTCTATAGATGGAGCAATCCCGCGTGCGCTCGATTTCAGCGACGTTAGCTCAGTGAAGAGCCAATGGGAACAGGCTGGCCGAAAGCCGCTCGCGATCATTCAGCCAACCCATTGGCGCGTATTCGAGCCGCAATTACGCCGGCAGCTCGCCAACCCGCCAGAGATTCTAGATGTGCGCGTTCGGCGCGCACTCCTCTCCGCAATCGACCGCCAGGCGCTCGTGGATACGCTGCTTGACGGCACGCTTCCGGTGTCGGACACGTTCTTCTTCCCTGAGGACGCGAAATGGGACTGGGTGAAGGATGTCGTCGTCAAATACGAGTTTGACCTGCGGAAAGCAGTGGACTCGCTCAGTGCCGTCGGCTGGGTCCGTGGGCCCAGCGGTTCGATTGTTGACGCAAGCGGCAAGCAGGTGTCCATCCCGGTCGAGACGTCCGCTGGCGCTCAGTCGGAACAGGAATTGTCGATCATCGCCGCGAACTGGCGCGACCTTGGCTTCGCTGTGGACCAACATGTTCGCACCGCCGCGGAGGCGCGGGACAACCGTCTCAACTCTATCTTTCCTGGGTTTAGCGCCTCGGCTGGACCGCTGACGTTCGAGCACCTGTCGACGCGCCTGCACTCGGCCAGCTGCCCTGGAGACGCCAACAGGTGGACCGGTCCCAACCATGGCTGCTACCAGAACCCGGAGTTCGATCGGCTGCTCGACGGGCTGCAGTCGGCGATCGAACCGAACGATCAGCGTGCGCTCTACCGGTCGCTGGTACGAATCCAGACGGAGGACCTGCCAGTGTTTCCGCTCTACTTCAATCCCCAAGCTATGATCTTCCGGGAGGGCGTCGTCGGCATCAGGGGAGACACGCAGCCCCGCACCGCCATGACCTGGAACGCCGGCGAGTGGGACGTCCGTTAG